One Klebsiella electrica genomic window, CCGAAGCGCGTCTCGATATTACCCGTCTGCCGAAAGTCCGCCGTCTGGTGAACATCAAATACGATTCGTTTGACTCCGCGCTGCGCAATGCGCCGTTTATGGTCGAGGCGAAAGCGCTGTCGGTGGAAACCGTCGATTCAAAAGTCCTTAACCTGGCGCGTGAAGATATCGTCTGGCATTCGGTCAGCGAGTTGATTACCGATGTCCCGCATAAAGAGATGCTGGGACTGAATATTGTCGAATTCGCCGGTGATGACGCCGCGCTTATCGATAACCAGGTAACTACGCTGTGTCAGCGTCTTGATGAGCTGATTGCCGCCAATGAAGCGGGCGTCATCGGCTGGCAGGTCTGTCACGAACTGGACGGCGTTGAGCGCATCTACGCGATGCGTAAAAAAGCGGTGGGGCTGCTGGGGAATGCCAAAGGCGCCGCCAAGCCGATTCCCTTTGCGGAAGATACCTGCGTACCGCCGGAACATCTTGCCGATTACATCGTCGAGTTCCGCGCGCTGCTCGACAGCCACGGTCTGAGCTACGGCATGTTTGGCCATGTGGACGCTGGCGTTCTGCACGTGCGTCCGGCGCTGGATATGTGCGATCCGCGGCAAGAAGTGCTGATGAAGCAGATCTCTGATGAGGTCGTGGCGCTGACCGCGAAATACGGCGGCCTGCTGTGGGGTGAACACGGCAAGGGCTTCCGCGCCGAGTACAGTCCGGCATTCTTTGGCGAAGAGCTTTACGGCGAGCTGCGAAAAGTCAAAGCGGCGTTCGATCCGCACAACCGTCTTAACCCGGGGAAAATCTGTCCGCCGGAAGGCGTAGATGCGCCGATGATGAAGGTGGATGCCGTGAAGCGCGGCACCTGGGATCGCCAGATCCCTATCGCGGTGCGCAGCGCATGGCGTGGCGCGATGGAGTGTAACGGCAACGGTCTGTGCTTTAACTTTGATGTTAAAAGCCCGATGTGTCCGTCGATGAAGGTCAGCAATCACCGTATCCACTCGCCGAAAGGGCGCGCAACGCTGGTGCGCGAATGGCTGCGCCTGCTGGCGGATCGTGGCATCGACCCCAATCAGCTGGAAAAAGATCTGCCGGAAAAACGCGCCAGCCTGCGGACGCTGGTGGCGCGGACCCGTAACAGCTGGCATGCGCGCAAGGGGGAATATGACTTCTCCCATGAGGTCAAAGAGGCGATGTCCGGCTGCCTGGCCTGTAAAGCGTGCTCTACCCAATGTCCGATTAAAATCGATGTCCCGGAATTTCGTTCACGCTTCCTGCAGCTGTACCACAGTCGCTATTTGCGGCCGGTTCGCGATCATCTGGTGGCGACGGTGGAATCCTATGCGCCGCTGATGGCCCAGGCGCCGAAGACGTTCAACTTCTTTATTAACCAGCCGTGGATGCGCAAGCTGTCGGAGAAGCACATCGGGATGGTGGATCTGCCGCTGCTCTCGACGCCGTCGCTGAAGCAGAGAATGGTGGGACATCGCTCGGCAAACATGACGCTGGAGCAGCTGGAAACCCTCAGCGCCGCGCAGAAAGCCAAAATGGTGCTGGTGGTGCAGGATCCGTTCACCAGCTATTACGACGCGCAGGTGGTGGCCGATTTTGTCCGGCTGGTGGAAAAAGTCGGCTACCAGCCGGTACTGCTGCCGTTCTCGCCAAACGGCAAGGCGCAGCATATCAAAGGATTCCTCTCGCGCTTTGCGCGCACGGCGCAGAAAACCGCAGATTTCCTTAACCGCGTGGCGCAACTGGGCATGCCGATGGTTGGGGTCGATCCGGCGCTGGTGCTGTGCTATCGCGATGAGTACAACCAGGTCCTGGGCGACAAACGCGGTGATTTCCGCGTGATGCTGGTGCACGAGTGGCTGCCGCAGGCGCTGCCGGAAGCTCGCGAGCAGGAGCAGGGCGGCGAAGCGTGGTATCTGTTTGGCCACTGTACCGAGGTCACGGCGCTCCCCGCTGCGCCGAAGCAGTGGGCAGAAATTTTTGCACGCTTTGGCGCGAAACTGGAGAACGTCAGCGTGGGCTGTTGTGGGATGGCCGGAACCTACGGTCATGAGGTGAAAAACCATGCCAACTCGCTGGATATCTACGCGCTTTCCTGGCAACAGGCGATTCAGCGTCTACCGCGTAACCGTTGCCTGGTGACCGGCTACTCCTGTCGCAGTCAGGTGAAGCGCATTGAAGGCAGCGGTGTCCGCCATCCGCTGCAGGCGCTGCTGGAGATTATTGGATGATTTGGAAACGTCAGACAACGCTGGAACAGCTTAACCGCATGGGTGAAGGCAATATGGTCGGGCTGCTGGATATTCATTTTGACAGCGTCACCGATGATACCATCGAAGCCACCATGCCGGTGGACAGCCGCACGCATCAGCCGTTTGGTCTGCTACATGGCGGAGCATCGGTGGTGCTAGCGGAAACGCTGGGCTCGGTTGCCGGCTATTTGTGCAGTGAAGGCGAGCAGAAGGTGGTAGGGCTGGAGGTCAATGCCAACCACATTCGCTCGGTGCGCAGTGGCCGGGTCAGAGGGGTCTGTAAAGCGCTGCATATCGGATCGCGCCACCAGGTGTGGCAGATTGAAATCTTCGATGAACAGCGGCGCTTATGCTGCTCCTCGCGCCTGACCACGGCGGTAGTCTGAGAGAGCCGCAGCGGGCTGAGGCGATTCTCGTACAAATATAAGGGGAATGTTATTCCCCTTATATTCAGCGGATTTTATTGTGTTTCATCTTTAATCGTTTCGCTGAGACCATTCTTCTGCACTGAAGCAATTCCTTTTTTCGCCGCCTCCTTCGAGGAATACATTTCACTGGTGGCGATGGTTTCATGATTATCTGCTTTTAGCAGGAAATACCATGGCTGGGAAACGCTTTTCTCAGATTTTTTAATCACGTAATAGCCCATTGTTAACCCCTTTGTGCATTAGCACCGACACCATGATATGTAGACCATAGCGGCTTATATAGCAAGTCAGCGGCGCTAAAAATATAATTCATGAATTATTCACGTTACTTATGCTACTATTTTAAGTACGAAATACTTTTGAGTAACGAAGAGGACGGAGTTAACTATGGGTATCATTTCCTGGGTCATTTTTGGTCTTATTGCCGGTATTTTGGCTAAGTGGATTATGCCAGGCAAAGACGGCGGCGGCTTTATTGTCACTATTGTTCTGGGCATCATTGGTGCGGTAGTAGGTGGTTGGATCAGTACGTTTTTTGGCTACGGCAAGGTCGATGGCTTTAATTTCGGCAGCTTTGTAGTGGCGGTCATTGGTGCATTAGTCGTCCTGTTTATCTACAGAAAGATTAAGAGTTAATATCCCGTCATCATACCGCTATCCTCATCGCCATCGGCGGTGAGGATATAGACATTGAGCGCCAAATCAGACGCAAAATAAAAGCTGCCACGCTCACTGGCAGCTTTTTTTATGTCGCAGATATTAACCGGTCAATGATACCGGGAGTCGCCGGGATAATTCAGGGCATATCGGGTACAGGAACGACTTCCACGCGCACTTCATAATGTTTAGCGCTCCCTGTCGGGATCAGCGCGGTCAGTTTATTAATCGTCTCGGCCGGGTTATCGGTGGCAACCGTTGCAGAGAATAATAGCGGTTTTCGCGGTGGCAATGGCGGTAGAGGCATCGGCATTGGGCCACGCCCTTGCGGCATTTCCATCATCGGCTGTCCGGGCGGATTATCGGGGGGAGCAGGGACGTCATTTTTATCTGCTGCAAATGCGCTGGCTGTGGCAATGGATACGGTGGCTAACAGAGCAATGATTGTTCCTTTCATCTTCGTTACCTCTCGCTGGAATATGGCTGAAATCTTAGAGGCAACGCCGTTGCTGAACAATGCCACTGCGGACGAATCCTCTAAAACTCCTCATTTCATCACGAATGTGAAGCTCCGATGTGGGAAGCAGGGGCTGTGGCTGACCTAGTTTAGCAATACGCTCATAACCAGCAGTACCACCATGCACATCGACATAATACTGATATCTATCATCCTGTACGGACAAACTCCATGTAAGCAGTGCCTCCGACACAGGGTCGAGAACTGTAGGAAATTTAAG contains:
- the ydiJ gene encoding D-2-hydroxyglutarate dehydrogenase YdiJ — its product is MIPQISQAPGVVQLVLNFLQVLEQQGFTGDTATSYADRLTMATDNSVYQLLPDAILFPRSTADVVLLARLAAEERFKSLVFTPRGGGTGTNGQALNAGIIVDMSRHMNRILEINPQEGWVRVEAGVIKDQLNQYLKPYGYFFAPELSTSNRATLGGMINTDASGQGSLVYGKTSDHVLGVRSVLMGGDILDTQAMPVALAETLSREQSAIGRIYRTVFQRCKAQRQLIIDKFPKLNRFLTGYDLRHVFNDDMSEFDLTRILTGSEGTLAFITEARLDITRLPKVRRLVNIKYDSFDSALRNAPFMVEAKALSVETVDSKVLNLAREDIVWHSVSELITDVPHKEMLGLNIVEFAGDDAALIDNQVTTLCQRLDELIAANEAGVIGWQVCHELDGVERIYAMRKKAVGLLGNAKGAAKPIPFAEDTCVPPEHLADYIVEFRALLDSHGLSYGMFGHVDAGVLHVRPALDMCDPRQEVLMKQISDEVVALTAKYGGLLWGEHGKGFRAEYSPAFFGEELYGELRKVKAAFDPHNRLNPGKICPPEGVDAPMMKVDAVKRGTWDRQIPIAVRSAWRGAMECNGNGLCFNFDVKSPMCPSMKVSNHRIHSPKGRATLVREWLRLLADRGIDPNQLEKDLPEKRASLRTLVARTRNSWHARKGEYDFSHEVKEAMSGCLACKACSTQCPIKIDVPEFRSRFLQLYHSRYLRPVRDHLVATVESYAPLMAQAPKTFNFFINQPWMRKLSEKHIGMVDLPLLSTPSLKQRMVGHRSANMTLEQLETLSAAQKAKMVLVVQDPFTSYYDAQVVADFVRLVEKVGYQPVLLPFSPNGKAQHIKGFLSRFARTAQKTADFLNRVAQLGMPMVGVDPALVLCYRDEYNQVLGDKRGDFRVMLVHEWLPQALPEAREQEQGGEAWYLFGHCTEVTALPAAPKQWAEIFARFGAKLENVSVGCCGMAGTYGHEVKNHANSLDIYALSWQQAIQRLPRNRCLVTGYSCRSQVKRIEGSGVRHPLQALLEIIG
- the menI gene encoding 1,4-dihydroxy-2-naphthoyl-CoA hydrolase; this encodes MIWKRQTTLEQLNRMGEGNMVGLLDIHFDSVTDDTIEATMPVDSRTHQPFGLLHGGASVVLAETLGSVAGYLCSEGEQKVVGLEVNANHIRSVRSGRVRGVCKALHIGSRHQVWQIEIFDEQRRLCCSSRLTTAVV
- a CDS encoding YegP family protein, whose translation is MGYYVIKKSEKSVSQPWYFLLKADNHETIATSEMYSSKEAAKKGIASVQKNGLSETIKDETQ
- a CDS encoding GlsB/YeaQ/YmgE family stress response membrane protein is translated as MGIISWVIFGLIAGILAKWIMPGKDGGGFIVTIVLGIIGAVVGGWISTFFGYGKVDGFNFGSFVVAVIGALVVLFIYRKIKS